One genomic segment of Culturomica massiliensis includes these proteins:
- the menA gene encoding 1,4-dihydroxy-2-naphthoate octaprenyltransferase yields MKKIKYYISSFRLRTLPLSISGIILGSLLAKSDGYFNPTVFCLAILTTLCLQILSNLANELGDMQKGTDNANRLGPVRALQSGILTTKDFKRLIIIFILLAILSGTVLILTAFHSLLSYKSILMLFIGGAAAIAAVKYTIGKNPYGYRGLGDIFVFLFFGWVSTLGAYYLMTHQLNPDILLPATSIGFLTTGVLNINNTRDIENDAQCGKRTIPVLIGEKKAKTYHMILIAGGILCMVIYTLTTYTHLLNWGYLIVVPLFIIHLLKMHRYSGKQLDPQLKFLSVSTLLWALATGFTSLY; encoded by the coding sequence ATGAAAAAAATAAAATATTACATCAGCAGTTTCCGGCTAAGAACCTTACCGTTGTCAATCTCCGGTATTATTCTCGGTTCCCTTTTGGCAAAATCGGACGGTTATTTCAATCCAACGGTATTCTGCCTGGCCATCCTGACAACACTGTGCCTCCAGATCCTGAGTAACCTGGCCAACGAACTGGGAGATATGCAAAAAGGTACGGACAATGCCAATCGTCTGGGACCTGTCAGGGCCTTACAATCCGGAATTCTCACCACCAAAGATTTTAAACGGTTGATTATTATCTTTATTTTACTTGCAATACTAAGCGGAACCGTCCTTATTCTTACGGCTTTCCATTCATTACTCAGCTACAAAAGTATTCTTATGCTATTCATCGGCGGTGCAGCCGCCATAGCTGCCGTAAAATATACAATCGGTAAAAATCCGTATGGCTACCGGGGATTGGGGGATATATTCGTCTTTCTGTTTTTCGGATGGGTCAGCACATTGGGAGCCTATTACCTGATGACCCATCAATTGAATCCGGATATATTACTTCCGGCTACCTCCATCGGGTTCCTGACGACAGGTGTTTTAAATATCAACAACACCCGTGACATCGAAAATGATGCACAGTGCGGTAAACGAACGATACCGGTACTTATCGGAGAAAAAAAAGCCAAAACTTACCATATGATTCTCATCGCCGGCGGAATTCTGTGTATGGTCATTTACACCCTGACGACTTATACTCATTTACTAAACTGGGGGTATCTTATTGTCGTCCCGCTCTTCATCATCCACCTGCTAAAAATGCATCGTTACTCCGGTAAGCAACTCGATCCTCAACTCAAATTTCTTTCGGTAAGTACCTTACTGTGGGCCCTGGCAACCGGTTTTACTTCGCTTTACTGA
- a CDS encoding radical SAM protein has protein sequence MNWSRYNFISQKDDHTYILYNYVDDSIIFLCKELLDIVDKNIHHIDKLAAIHPDLYRELSNKGFIIDDNIDEKDFVMKKITDKLNASTTFKLIINPTLNCNLRCWYCYESHIADSYMNDETKNAVLKLVSKKLSDPKVEVMDLSFFGGEPLLRAQKIALPLIYKIKEICDLHNKKFRVHFTSNAVLLNTSIIEALSAVTQDISFQIPFDGGKIKHNEVKKTRNAQGTYDKILTNVLNALKKGFKINIRCNYNLTNIDSFEELILDIDRLASDYKKQITVSLQKIWQTSYSETLRDKTERIKQLIKEKEFHCNLIGKGTISTYCYADYDNTVVVNYNGDIFKCTARDFKSELRDGVLTANGTICFTDNYKKRINSRFNADCKNCPILPICTICSQKKIESRHISGCPLNIPLEDKKQQIQSRLKALCSEYS, from the coding sequence ATGAACTGGAGTCGTTATAATTTTATAAGTCAAAAAGACGATCATACATATATATTGTATAATTATGTAGACGATTCGATCATCTTTTTGTGTAAAGAACTTTTGGACATAGTCGATAAAAATATTCACCACATAGATAAACTTGCGGCTATTCATCCTGACTTATACCGGGAATTGAGTAATAAAGGATTTATTATCGATGACAATATCGACGAGAAAGATTTTGTCATGAAAAAGATTACCGACAAACTAAATGCTTCAACCACATTTAAACTGATCATTAATCCGACACTAAACTGTAATCTGAGATGTTGGTATTGTTATGAATCCCATATTGCTGACAGCTATATGAATGACGAAACAAAAAATGCTGTCCTTAAACTCGTAAGCAAAAAATTAAGCGATCCCAAAGTCGAAGTCATGGATTTATCCTTCTTTGGAGGAGAGCCTTTACTCAGGGCTCAAAAAATCGCATTGCCTTTGATATATAAAATAAAAGAAATTTGCGATTTGCACAACAAAAAGTTCAGAGTTCATTTTACCTCAAATGCAGTTTTACTCAATACTTCGATAATCGAAGCATTATCGGCAGTTACCCAGGACATTTCTTTTCAGATTCCATTTGACGGAGGCAAAATAAAACATAACGAGGTGAAAAAAACGCGCAATGCACAAGGAACGTATGACAAAATACTGACCAACGTATTGAATGCGCTGAAAAAAGGATTTAAAATCAATATCCGTTGTAATTACAATTTAACCAATATCGATTCTTTTGAAGAACTGATTCTTGATATAGACAGACTGGCTTCTGACTACAAAAAACAAATTACGGTTTCTTTACAAAAGATATGGCAAACCTCCTATTCGGAAACACTGAGAGACAAAACAGAACGTATAAAACAACTCATAAAGGAAAAAGAATTTCATTGTAACCTGATAGGAAAAGGTACAATTTCTACTTACTGTTATGCTGATTATGACAATACTGTTGTCGTAAATTACAATGGCGACATTTTTAAATGTACGGCAAGAGACTTTAAAAGTGAGTTAAGGGATGGCGTTTTAACAGCAAACGGCACCATTTGTTTTACTGATAATTACAAAAAACGTATCAATAGCAGATTTAATGCCGATTGTAAAAACTGCCCCATACTTCCTATTTGTACGATATGTTCTCAAAAGAAAATCGAATCCAGGCATATATCCGGATGCCCGTTAAATATTCCTTTGGAAGATAAAAAACAGCAAATTCAATCCCGTTTAAAAGCTTTGTGCAGTGAATACAGCTGA
- a CDS encoding outer membrane beta-barrel family protein, producing MKATGLLFLIMISSNILFAQQITGKIVDEHNNPLEFANIVLLSLPDSTFITGTVSDVNGHFYIKEKITADACLRITLIGYTTKIIPAESNRVITLKPQAFMLNDVVIRAERIKRNPNGYVVNLKNDRSVKGKKTDELLTQLPGITSEDGSLKILFQSASAIYLNGVKIKNEQELQAIPADYLESVEVNYMAGSDEMASAQGGIIRIKLKKENEGGYSGNLFAEIQEMPEYGHTGENISNVFSYQYKKLNVYNVISFRHNQAIGDTENNRWFKESESLISSKEKYRNWYKYFYDRLSLTYDIKANHTLGISFFYANNNENPTRISDTKITENEQIAEQHSVTRSPYRYNMYQGTFNYNWTIGKKGTAFSLTADYLRNNERQTLTSQLTEPTIVTDGDSRSRQNTDMFRIKPAFVLPFNKNSKLIAGVDYQYIRTKLHLTDHIHTDQNEHSTMYGYVPAIFSSFSGRKKALQYEVGLRVQQNKMKYVAEETGTSTQNSNWGVFPSASLMYMLNGKKGHLINLQYKRMMDDIPYSLISPYKLYESPNFYTRGNPDLISPTSHQVMGMMVLFNKISLMGGYIYYKDQIYYATEVDPDSPNVSYSIPRNGDHQSLKLFGLEGRFQLFKWWKIKAIARLVLHSAESATFSVHNQDKYYFALNNTFEFTPSFGAGINCFYEPDYHYMDRIYKQVCDVSGNIYKRFFDNKLEIQFRFKPYRKGRILLTDTPEYESRAINSTKEEYIRFSLTYFFKGGKKVNVKRTESIQSYEKIEDTK from the coding sequence ATGAAAGCCACAGGATTACTTTTCTTGATCATGATCAGCTCAAACATCCTATTTGCACAGCAAATAACAGGTAAAATTGTAGACGAGCATAACAATCCTCTTGAGTTTGCCAATATCGTCCTTTTAAGTTTACCGGATTCCACTTTTATCACAGGAACAGTGAGTGATGTGAACGGACATTTTTATATAAAAGAGAAAATAACGGCCGACGCCTGCCTCCGGATCACCCTTATCGGTTATACCACGAAAATAATACCGGCTGAATCAAACCGTGTTATTACTCTGAAACCACAGGCATTTATGTTGAATGATGTCGTAATCAGGGCTGAAAGAATAAAAAGAAACCCCAATGGCTATGTTGTAAACTTAAAAAACGACCGTTCTGTCAAGGGGAAAAAAACAGATGAGTTATTGACACAATTACCGGGTATAACAAGCGAAGACGGCTCTTTGAAAATTTTATTCCAATCGGCAAGTGCCATCTACCTGAATGGAGTAAAAATAAAAAATGAACAGGAATTACAGGCCATACCCGCTGACTACCTCGAATCGGTAGAAGTCAATTATATGGCCGGTAGTGATGAAATGGCCAGTGCACAGGGGGGAATTATCCGTATTAAACTAAAAAAAGAAAATGAAGGGGGATATTCGGGAAATTTATTTGCAGAGATTCAGGAAATGCCGGAATACGGACATACGGGCGAAAATATTTCAAACGTATTCAGCTATCAGTATAAAAAATTAAACGTTTACAATGTGATATCGTTCCGCCATAATCAGGCTATAGGAGATACCGAAAACAACCGTTGGTTCAAAGAAAGCGAATCCCTTATCTCTTCGAAAGAGAAATACAGGAACTGGTATAAATATTTCTATGACCGGTTAAGCCTGACTTATGATATAAAGGCGAATCATACCTTGGGTATATCGTTCTTTTATGCGAATAATAATGAAAATCCGACCCGCATTTCAGACACAAAGATTACAGAAAACGAACAAATCGCTGAACAACATTCCGTAACCCGTTCCCCTTACCGATATAATATGTATCAGGGTACATTCAATTACAACTGGACCATCGGCAAAAAAGGAACTGCTTTTTCACTGACAGCCGATTATCTACGGAATAACGAGCGTCAGACACTGACATCCCAACTGACCGAGCCGACAATAGTAACAGACGGAGACAGCCGCTCCCGGCAAAATACAGACATGTTTCGTATTAAGCCGGCATTTGTCCTGCCTTTTAATAAAAACTCAAAACTCATTGCAGGAGTCGACTACCAATACATCCGGACAAAATTACATTTAACGGATCATATACATACCGACCAAAACGAACACTCTACAATGTATGGTTATGTACCTGCCATATTCAGCAGTTTTTCAGGGCGGAAAAAAGCACTGCAATATGAAGTAGGCTTGAGGGTACAACAAAATAAAATGAAATATGTGGCAGAAGAAACCGGTACTTCTACCCAAAACAGCAATTGGGGAGTTTTCCCTTCCGCAAGTCTGATGTATATGCTAAACGGGAAAAAAGGACATCTTATTAATTTACAATATAAACGAATGATGGATGATATCCCCTATAGCTTAATAAGTCCTTATAAACTTTATGAATCCCCCAATTTTTATACAAGGGGAAATCCGGATCTGATTTCACCAACCAGCCATCAGGTAATGGGAATGATGGTATTATTCAATAAAATTTCTCTGATGGGCGGTTATATCTATTATAAAGATCAGATTTATTATGCAACGGAAGTCGATCCCGATAGCCCCAATGTTAGCTATAGCATACCCCGGAACGGAGACCATCAATCTTTGAAACTATTTGGCTTAGAAGGACGTTTTCAACTTTTCAAATGGTGGAAAATCAAAGCAATAGCCAGACTTGTTTTACATTCTGCCGAATCGGCTACTTTTTCAGTCCATAATCAGGACAAATACTATTTCGCATTGAATAATACCTTTGAATTCACGCCTTCATTCGGAGCAGGTATCAATTGCTTTTATGAACCCGATTATCACTATATGGACAGAATTTATAAGCAGGTGTGTGACGTCAGCGGAAATATATACAAAAGATTCTTTGATAATAAACTTGAAATACAATTCCGTTTCAAACCATACCGGAAAGGGCGGATACTGCTGACCGACACCCCGGAATACGAATCGCGTGCGATCAATAGCACCAAAGAAGAATATATCAGATTCTCTCTTACGTATTTCTTCAAAGGAGGTAAAAAAGTGAATGTCAAACGGACAGAAAGTATTCAGAGTTACGAAAAAATAGAAGATACTAAATAA
- a CDS encoding peptidase domain-containing ABC transporter, whose protein sequence is MAEFPFYKQHDAMQCGITCLRMVCKYFGKEFSSDRLSGICFATNEGVSILGISEAAEKIGLHTLCGKFKVEQLTEISLPCILHWNQNHFVVLYKIKKKKWFYIADPAQGLIKYSLKEFCSHWLSTKLSGEEIGIAILMQTTPVFYEYKNEDRTKKRSFKFLFGYIKQYRKYFGQIILGLLIGSLLQLAFPFLTQAIVDVGIIHQNISFIYLILLAQLMLIFSRTFVDFIRRWILLHISMRINISLVSDFFIKLLKLPMSFFDTKLMGDLMQRMNDHNRVEKFLTNQILNVMFSLLGFIIFGIVLLCYNKVIFLVFLAGSIIYGLWIAAFLKKRKRLDYLFFEKQATNNNRTYEFITSMQEIKLQDCEQRRRWEWEDVQAELFQVNMKLIKLQQTQEAGSIFINEIKNIVITVLAATAVIKGQMTLGMMLAVQYIIGQLNSPVEQLMQFLYSIQDVKISLERINEIHQMENEDTNANHIQHFNNTDQNLYFHKVDFKYDPHKSKKILDNIHVSIPKGKVTAIVGTSGSGKTTMIKLLLGYYKVQKGCITIGQTNINECNLKSWRRKCGVVMQDGIIFSESIARNIAVDDSDIDKEKLLKAAEIANIKDYVMNLPLKFNTVIGRDGIGLSQGQKQRILIARAVYKNPEYIFLDEATNALDANNEKVIVENLNEFYKGKTVIVVAHRLSTVKNADQIIVIDNGKIVETGNHISLIQNKGAYYNLVKNQLELGN, encoded by the coding sequence ATGGCTGAATTTCCTTTCTACAAACAGCATGATGCCATGCAGTGCGGCATAACTTGTCTACGAATGGTCTGTAAATATTTTGGTAAGGAATTTTCTTCTGACAGACTTTCCGGGATTTGTTTTGCAACCAATGAGGGCGTATCTATTCTCGGTATTAGTGAAGCTGCGGAAAAGATAGGCCTTCATACGCTTTGTGGAAAATTTAAGGTCGAACAACTTACAGAAATTTCTCTTCCATGCATCTTACACTGGAATCAAAACCATTTCGTCGTACTATACAAAATAAAAAAGAAAAAATGGTTCTATATTGCCGATCCCGCTCAGGGGTTAATAAAATATTCGCTTAAAGAATTTTGTTCGCATTGGCTTAGTACCAAACTATCCGGCGAAGAAATAGGTATCGCTATACTTATGCAAACAACCCCTGTCTTTTATGAATATAAAAATGAAGACAGGACGAAAAAACGTTCATTTAAATTCCTTTTTGGATATATTAAACAATATCGTAAATATTTCGGACAAATTATCCTCGGCTTATTGATCGGGAGTCTTTTACAGTTGGCCTTCCCTTTTCTGACTCAAGCAATTGTAGATGTCGGCATTATTCATCAAAATATCAGCTTCATTTATCTTATACTTCTTGCACAATTAATGTTAATCTTCAGCAGAACATTTGTGGACTTCATCCGTCGATGGATTCTTTTGCATATCAGTATGAGAATCAATATATCACTCGTCTCAGATTTTTTTATTAAATTACTCAAACTTCCGATGTCCTTTTTCGACACGAAACTGATGGGTGATCTTATGCAGCGTATGAATGATCATAACCGAGTGGAGAAATTCCTTACAAATCAGATATTAAATGTGATGTTTTCCTTACTCGGTTTTATCATTTTCGGCATTGTCTTACTCTGTTACAACAAAGTTATTTTTTTAGTTTTTCTTGCAGGAAGTATTATTTACGGATTGTGGATCGCAGCTTTTCTGAAAAAAAGGAAACGACTCGATTATTTATTCTTCGAAAAACAAGCAACGAATAATAACAGAACCTATGAATTTATCACCTCCATGCAGGAAATCAAATTACAAGATTGCGAACAACGACGCCGTTGGGAATGGGAAGATGTACAGGCTGAACTTTTTCAGGTCAACATGAAGTTAATAAAACTCCAACAAACACAGGAAGCCGGCAGTATCTTTATTAATGAAATCAAAAATATAGTCATTACCGTACTTGCAGCAACAGCTGTTATTAAAGGGCAAATGACATTAGGTATGATGTTAGCTGTTCAATATATCATAGGCCAACTGAATTCACCCGTCGAGCAATTAATGCAATTTTTATATTCCATTCAGGATGTAAAAATCAGCCTGGAAAGAATCAATGAAATTCATCAAATGGAAAATGAGGATACAAATGCAAATCATATACAGCATTTTAATAATACCGACCAGAATCTCTATTTCCACAAAGTTGATTTTAAGTATGATCCACACAAATCGAAAAAAATACTCGACAATATTCACGTTTCCATCCCGAAAGGAAAAGTCACGGCCATAGTCGGAACCAGCGGAAGCGGAAAAACAACAATGATTAAATTATTACTCGGTTATTATAAAGTTCAAAAAGGTTGTATTACGATCGGACAAACCAACATCAATGAATGTAACCTGAAATCATGGAGACGAAAATGCGGAGTGGTAATGCAAGACGGAATTATTTTTTCTGAGTCTATTGCAAGAAATATTGCAGTGGATGATTCTGACATAGATAAAGAAAAATTATTAAAAGCGGCTGAAATAGCAAATATCAAGGACTATGTCATGAACCTGCCGTTGAAATTTAATACGGTCATCGGACGCGACGGTATCGGACTTAGTCAGGGCCAGAAACAAAGAATTCTTATTGCAAGAGCCGTCTATAAAAATCCGGAATATATATTTCTGGATGAAGCTACAAATGCATTGGATGCAAATAATGAAAAGGTAATTGTTGAAAATCTGAATGAATTTTACAAAGGTAAAACCGTAATAGTTGTAGCTCACAGACTCAGTACAGTCAAAAATGCCGATCAAATTATCGTAATCGATAATGGCAAAATCGTAGAAACAGGTAATCATATTTCTCTTATCCAAAATAAAGGTGCGTATTATAATCTCGTTAAAAACCAATTGGAATTAGGAAACTAA
- a CDS encoding arginine deiminase family protein, with translation MKDIIEVNVKSEIGKLNGVIIHTPGEEVENMTPENAERALYSDIINLSIARDEYKQIKGVLSKLTRTFEVKDLLCNILKDEKIKAEVLERIEKIEPFIGEQAPKGSLKEQLMEENAESLSRLLIEGVEMVKDNLTKYLSKDWFALRPMHNLLFTRDASMSVNNEVLIGRMANAIRDRESVIMRSIFDFTPEFKTSTLTIPPIPGSANRIRTVEGGDVLVAREDILVIGNGARTSTQAIDLLMYEFIKRKTEKIQHIIVQQLPHTPESFIHLDMVFTLLDRDKCMVFEPLIMNPGNYQTVHIKIQNGKLLGIRTEKNLLSALKKLGMDLEPVFCGGTDEWNQEREQWHSGANFFCVGPGQVLGYARNNYTMEAMNTAGFEIIKANDVIDGHVDLGHYPRYVITIDGSELPRGGGGARCMTMPVNRTDIDW, from the coding sequence ATGAAAGATATTATAGAAGTAAATGTCAAATCGGAAATCGGGAAATTAAACGGTGTGATCATTCATACGCCCGGTGAAGAAGTTGAGAACATGACTCCGGAAAATGCCGAAAGAGCGCTTTACAGCGATATTATCAATCTTTCGATTGCCCGGGATGAATACAAGCAAATCAAAGGTGTTTTATCGAAACTGACCCGTACTTTCGAGGTAAAAGACCTTTTATGCAATATACTGAAAGATGAAAAAATCAAAGCGGAAGTACTGGAGCGCATCGAAAAAATAGAGCCTTTCATCGGAGAACAAGCCCCCAAAGGCAGCCTGAAAGAACAATTGATGGAAGAAAATGCAGAAAGCCTCTCCCGTCTGCTCATCGAAGGCGTGGAAATGGTAAAGGATAATCTGACCAAATATTTAAGCAAAGATTGGTTTGCATTACGTCCGATGCATAATTTACTCTTTACCCGGGATGCTTCCATGAGTGTCAACAACGAGGTATTGATCGGCCGTATGGCCAACGCTATCCGGGACCGGGAATCGGTAATCATGCGTTCAATATTTGATTTCACCCCGGAATTTAAAACATCGACATTGACCATTCCTCCTATTCCCGGATCGGCAAATCGTATCCGGACTGTAGAAGGCGGCGACGTTTTGGTAGCCCGGGAAGATATCCTGGTCATCGGCAACGGAGCCCGTACCAGTACACAGGCTATCGATCTGCTGATGTACGAATTCATCAAACGGAAGACCGAAAAAATACAGCACATCATTGTACAGCAATTACCACATACGCCGGAATCCTTTATTCACCTGGATATGGTTTTCACCCTTCTGGATCGCGATAAATGTATGGTATTCGAACCCTTGATTATGAATCCGGGAAATTACCAGACCGTACATATAAAAATACAAAACGGAAAGTTGTTGGGTATACGTACAGAGAAGAATCTTCTCAGTGCCTTGAAAAAACTCGGTATGGACCTGGAACCTGTATTCTGCGGCGGTACCGACGAATGGAATCAGGAAAGAGAACAATGGCACAGCGGTGCTAATTTCTTCTGTGTCGGACCGGGACAAGTCCTGGGATATGCCCGTAACAACTATACCATGGAAGCCATGAACACAGCCGGTTTCGAAATTATCAAGGCCAATGACGTAATCGACGGACACGTCGATCTCGGACACTATCCCAGATATGTCATTACCATCGACGGCTCGGAACTGCCGCGCGGCGGAGGCGGCGCACGTTGTATGACCATGCCGGTAAACCGCACCGACATCGACTGGTAA
- a CDS encoding M3 family metallopeptidase, protein MAALLLISMSCTQKETNPLLKDFTTPHHTPPFDLIKTGDYIPAFDVSIEAAKKEIEQIASSAEAPDFQNTIVALDAAGEKLGRVSAIFFNLNSANTNDEMQKIAQEVSPKLTEFSNSIYMNPQLFERVKQVYENKANLNLNPEQTTLLEDTWKSFINGGANLEGEAKERFKAISMELSGLGLKFEENLLAETNDFELLVTDEKDLAGLPESVKEAAVAAAKEKGKEGWLFTLHAPSYGPFLKYADNRDLREKMYRAYNSRCNRANDRNNGEIIRQITALQLEKAKIMGYPTYADYALTNRMASSPAEVNTFLQQLLEASHSQALKEKKEVEEFARKNGFTGKLQRWDWAYYSNKLKQEKYALDDEMLKPYFKLENVQRGVFDLANTLYGLTFKEVNNIPKYHEDVQTFEVYDRDGSFLSVLYTDFFPRASKSGGAWMTEFLSQHVRDGKDVRPQVSLVMNFSKPTANKPSLLTFDEVTTLLHEFGHSLHGMLSRNTYNGTGGTNVYRDFVELPSQIMENWALEKEWLDKWAVHYETGEKIPQEYIEKIRKSANFLSGYLSDRQLSFGMVDMAWHTITAPVTDSIVDFERKAMQPTEIFPDVEGTCFSTAFGHIFGGGYAAGYYSYKWAEVLDADAFSVFKKNGIFDAATAEAFRKNILEKGGSEHPMTLYVRFRGQKPTVDALLERSGLK, encoded by the coding sequence ATGGCAGCACTACTATTGATAAGTATGTCTTGTACACAAAAGGAGACGAATCCGTTGTTGAAGGATTTTACTACTCCTCATCATACGCCTCCTTTTGATTTGATTAAGACGGGTGATTATATTCCGGCTTTCGACGTATCGATTGAGGCGGCAAAAAAGGAAATAGAACAAATAGCGTCTTCTGCGGAAGCTCCTGATTTTCAAAATACAATTGTGGCTCTGGATGCCGCAGGAGAAAAATTGGGAAGGGTTTCTGCTATTTTTTTCAATCTCAATTCTGCCAATACAAATGATGAGATGCAGAAGATAGCCCAGGAAGTTTCACCTAAGCTGACGGAATTCAGCAATAGTATTTATATGAATCCGCAACTTTTCGAACGGGTGAAACAGGTTTATGAGAATAAAGCAAATTTAAATCTGAATCCGGAACAGACGACTTTGCTGGAGGATACCTGGAAGTCATTCATCAACGGAGGCGCTAATCTGGAAGGAGAAGCCAAAGAGCGTTTTAAAGCGATTTCAATGGAACTTTCCGGTTTGGGACTGAAATTTGAAGAAAATCTTTTGGCCGAGACCAATGATTTTGAGTTACTGGTAACGGACGAAAAAGATCTGGCCGGGTTGCCTGAAAGTGTAAAGGAAGCTGCTGTTGCCGCAGCCAAGGAAAAGGGAAAAGAAGGTTGGCTGTTTACCTTGCATGCTCCCAGTTACGGTCCTTTCCTCAAATATGCCGATAACCGGGATTTGCGGGAAAAAATGTACCGGGCTTATAATTCCCGTTGTAACCGGGCCAATGATCGTAACAATGGAGAGATTATCCGTCAGATTACCGCTTTACAACTTGAAAAAGCGAAGATTATGGGGTATCCGACCTATGCCGATTATGCCTTGACTAACCGGATGGCTTCTTCTCCTGCTGAAGTAAATACATTTTTACAGCAACTTTTAGAGGCTTCTCATTCCCAGGCTTTGAAAGAGAAGAAAGAGGTGGAGGAATTTGCCCGTAAAAACGGTTTTACCGGGAAATTACAACGTTGGGATTGGGCTTATTATTCCAATAAATTGAAACAGGAGAAATATGCGCTCGATGACGAGATGTTAAAGCCGTATTTTAAACTGGAGAATGTTCAGAGAGGCGTTTTCGATTTGGCAAATACGCTTTACGGCCTGACATTTAAGGAGGTAAATAATATTCCTAAATATCATGAAGATGTGCAGACTTTTGAAGTGTATGATCGTGACGGTTCGTTTTTATCTGTACTGTATACTGATTTTTTCCCTCGTGCCAGCAAAAGTGGCGGGGCATGGATGACGGAATTTTTGTCACAGCACGTCCGGGATGGAAAGGATGTACGTCCACAGGTTTCGTTGGTTATGAATTTCAGTAAACCTACGGCGAATAAACCTTCATTGCTGACTTTTGACGAGGTAACGACTTTATTGCATGAGTTCGGACATTCTTTGCATGGTATGTTGTCCCGCAATACCTATAACGGAACCGGCGGAACCAATGTTTACCGGGATTTTGTGGAACTTCCTTCTCAAATTATGGAAAACTGGGCTTTGGAAAAAGAATGGTTGGATAAATGGGCGGTACATTATGAGACGGGTGAAAAAATTCCGCAGGAATACATTGAAAAGATCCGCAAATCAGCCAATTTCCTGAGCGGATATTTGAGTGACCGTCAATTGAGCTTCGGTATGGTAGATATGGCATGGCATACAATTACGGCCCCTGTAACTGATTCTATCGTGGATTTCGAGAGAAAGGCCATGCAGCCGACAGAAATTTTCCCGGATGTGGAAGGAACTTGTTTTTCAACGGCTTTCGGGCATATTTTCGGAGGTGGATATGCTGCCGGATATTATAGTTATAAATGGGCTGAGGTATTGGATGCAGATGCTTTTTCGGTATTTAAGAAAAACGGTATTTTCGATGCCGCAACGGCGGAGGCATTCCGTAAGAATATTCTGGAGAAAGGGGGATCTGAGCATCCTATGACGCTTTATGTACGTTTCCGCGGTCAAAAGCCGACGGTAGATGCTTTGCTTGAAAGAAGCGGTTTGAAATAA